TCAACGTGTGCCAGAATTCCAATTGTAATATAATTGTTCATTTATTGTTCTAATGGGCTATAGGCAATCTTAACATTGATGTCCTGATTGTAATTGCCAAATCCTTTTCCGAAAATTGTTAGTCCACCGACATTGCTGGCATTTTCAGGAACTTCGAGCTTGAACTTGAGACTACTCTTGGAAGTCAGAGCGAGGTCGTCAATTGTAACATCAGAGATCTTGATCCCGTCAATGAAAGTGCCTTTGTGACCGATTACCAACATCTTGAGCATACCATATTGGTTCCAATTAGGAAACCACCAATCAGGGGTAAAAAAGCCTTTGACATCGCCAAAATCTCCGGGAGAAGTCCAGGAGCCAAGTGGCGTCCCGTTAAGGTAAAAATAAATATCGGAAGGCCATACATTGTTAAAGCCCGGAGCTTCTGAACTAAGCTCAGCTGTTATGCAGACTTCATCTATCTGCTGGCCTGCAGGAACAAAGTTGGGAATATCGTATTCAACAAAACCCTTGGTAAACCAGAGAATATCAGCATCAAATCTGTCCTGATGAGCAAAGTACCTGATATCATCAACCTCACCGATCACTTTGGAACCGGAAGCAAGACCACAGGTAGGAGATACGTCATAATCGTTGTAGTGACCAACCTTGATCTCTGTGTTATAGACGTTGGTAGTGACAGGTGCATCCTGAATATCAATCAGTAT
The sequence above is a segment of the Butyrivibrio proteoclasticus B316 genome. Coding sequences within it:
- a CDS encoding ArsR/SmtB family transcription factor, with protein sequence MIHINNLNEGLELFKALGSDIRIEIINILLKESGMNMNELAKKLKITNGALTSHIRKLEECGIVTVSAEGSGHGNQKFCSVNLDKILIDIQDAPVTTNVYNTEIKVGHYNDYDVSPTCGLASGSKVIGEVDDIRYFAHQDRFDADILWFTKGFVEYDIPNFVPAGQQIDEVCITAELSSEAPGFNNVWPSDIYFYLNGTPLGSWTSPGDFGDVKGFFTPDWWFPNWNQYGMLKMLVIGHKGTFIDGIKISDVTIDDLALTSKSSLKFKLEVPENASNVGGLTIFGKGFGNYNQDINVKIAYSPLEQ